Below is a genomic region from Caballeronia sp. SBC1.
CCGCGAACGTGTGTACCGTGAAGAAAATCTTTCGCAAGCCGGGGTCGTCCCAGCCCCACATCGGCAGGGGGATGCCCCAGAAGTGCGTGCTGAACTTGTTGAATGACGAGCCGAGGTAACCCGTCAGCGGCATGACGATCATCGCCACGTATAAAAGACCTTGCGTCATGGTCGCGGCGGCGCGTTGCCAGGCCGGCATCGGGGGAAGCGGAGGCCGGCCTGCAACCAGGCGAACCACGATGCGAATCAGCACAAGCAAGAAAATGGTCATCCCAAGCGACTTGTGGAAGTTGATCAAGCTAGACTTGAAGGCGAGGCCTTTAGGCAGTCCGACCATGTAGAGACCAATGCCGAGCATGACGATGATCGCCAGCCCGATCACCCAATGCAGAGCGATCTGCGCGGGTGAATAACGCGGCGCACCGACACTTGCGTCGAGTGGTGTGGCGGACGAATGCGCGATGTTCATGGTCGCCCCCTTCCGTTGGTTGCGGCGTGGGCCGCGTTTCGGCTTTTCTTTACTCGTTTCCCTACGGGTTGCTCAACCGGGTGCTCAACAGATAGCTCAACCGGTTTTTCAACATTACGCCGATTGTTTTCATCCGACGAGCAGCAGTTCTACTCAAGCGCCCACTGCCAGATCGCGGGTGTGCCGGCGCGGCACGGGCGCCGCTGGTGGGCGGGCAGCGCGGGCAGTTTCTGGCCAATGCGCTGGCATAGCGGCAAGGGCGCGGCTTGATCGATTTCGTGAGCCTGGTTGATGCGCCCACGCGAGTCGGGATCTGCCTGAATAGAGAGCGACTTGAGCGACGGGCGGAGCGGTGGCGCTGCGGTCGGGGTTGGTTACGTACGAGCCTGCCGTCGCGGCGCGTCAGAGTCCTGCGGCAGCTTGATTCAAGCGTTCGGCGGTGGCCGGCGGGCGGGTCGTGAGCGGATCGGACGTTCACGGGTGCGATACCGGGTTGGCTACCGCGCGCCGCTGCCGTGAGGATCGTTTCGTAGATCGTGGAGCGGAACGCTCGTTATCGCGACGCGTCGGGAGCCGGCGGGTTGGTAAATCTCAACTTAAGCGGAGTCGTTAGCTGCGTTAGCTATACGTTAGATTCTTCAGCGCGCCGACACGCTTAACAATCACGCTAGGCCGCACGTCAGTTACGTGCAAGGAGAAAAAGCCGGCGGCGGCCCTTGAAGCTTAGCGCGTTGCGATATACATCGTGATTTCGAAACCAAAACGCATATCGGTGAAGCTTGGTGTCGTCCACTGCATAGTCGCCTCCATAAAGAGTTATCAAACGGAACGCCAGTGCAATTCATGATCGCATTTTTTACAGCAATATTCCACAGCGATCAGCAGCGCGGGCAGGCATCCACGCGCAAGCGGCGTGCCGAAAGACGCGCAGTATTTTCGGAGCACTTACTGAGTACGCGGGTTTGACGGCGCAAAATGGCGGTGCGCATGACTGTCGAGGAACCGCAGCAAAAGTGTCTCACGTTGTTCCGGCACGCGGCGTCAAGGAGTGCCACACGTTAGCGGATAGCTTAAGCCTGACGAAGAAAATCGTGAATTTCACTCGGGACGGCTCACCCCTGCATTCCAATCACGGCGCAGGCCAATTTCATTTGTCAGCTCTTCAGGGGCTTTGCCGCTGCGCGGTGCGTTCTTCACTTCGACGCCTTTTTACAGACTCTCCGGGCCACGGGCGTCGTCATCCCACCTCACTCGG
It encodes:
- a CDS encoding cytochrome b, whose amino-acid sequence is MNIAHSSATPLDASVGAPRYSPAQIALHWVIGLAIIVMLGIGLYMVGLPKGLAFKSSLINFHKSLGMTIFLLVLIRIVVRLVAGRPPLPPMPAWQRAAATMTQGLLYVAMIVMPLTGYLGSSFNKFSTHFWGIPLPMWGWDDPGLRKIFFTVHTFAAWVLIALIVLHVAGALKHQLIDRDRLMERMLP
- the pqqA gene encoding pyrroloquinoline quinone precursor peptide PqqA, which encodes MQWTTPSFTDMRFGFEITMYIATR